The following are encoded together in the Humulus lupulus chromosome 5, drHumLupu1.1, whole genome shotgun sequence genome:
- the LOC133834213 gene encoding uncharacterized protein LOC133834213 — MHAKCGSIPQPTIISSYITGDGEDDDDDFIQFSCHQHLMALVVELGDINLGKKCIVCQLPWSYPAYSCTSLSCPNFFHKSCVDKLPRKVKHPFHSHKPLSLQISKPQSCDLCCKKDCRLIFSCREIGCTFKIGTECAFLDTIVKCRSHDHLLCLVEGASCDDIKCDGCQKSYKELDNHATFEIQSTRSFLFRCMECNFNLHFICGPLPSTIKYKYHIHNLTLLDSVVEDNCHEYYCDVCEEERNSDLRVYSCSNCQYVAHIHCLIPQIMKLIKGVNDISNDVELWALGENRWKWDIGIDEKDYNNNTQKETVRDLMNYLTQEEKEKLLQPWTLWGHNFSYRRNLYDYYKNANSRFHQLGSIEDFETISEFFQKFYSLVSNDFFSELFYYTPEEGIEIEEKYLRQKVREVDGKYKVPNTLAPILKTLLDSYGGDLGGYSWLSPAMRSVTATLLLIVIDQMCRTKIEDVTWDDLKQWYFYLYVIYRIAHFKVYPDLWYLRQNFIRKYWTFKVIRLKQVYTNLIDEKVEYLKAESKRLIAESKRLEENREKFKKIDINGFLRTALPRKKMAIDEGFSVSIDSELKHETVGDSFFELLDERFN; from the exons ATGCATGCCAAATGTGGTTCGATTCCACAACCCACAATAATAAGCAGCTACATTACTGGTGATGGTGAAGATGATGATGACGACTTCATTCAATTCTCATGCCATCAACATCTAATGGCACTTGTAGTCGAGCTTGGAGATATTAATCTAGGTAAGAAATGCATAGTATGCCAATTACCTTGGTCCTATCCAGCCTACTCTTGCACATCACTTTCATGTCCAAATTTTTTTCATAAGTCGTGTGTAGATAAACTTCCTCGAAAAGTTAAACACCCTTTTCATTCACACAAACCTCTTTCTCTTCAAATTAGTAAGCCTCAATCTTGTGATCTTTGTTGTAAAAAGGATTGCAGACTCATTTTCAGTTGTCGTGAAATTGGGTGTACCTTTAAGATTGGTACCGAATGTGCATTTCTTGATACAATTGTAAAATGTCGAAGTCATGATCATTTGCTTTGTCTTGTGGAAGGAGCATCTTGTGACGATATCAAGTGTGATGGTTGTCAAAAATCTTATAAAGAGTTGGACAATCATGCTACATTTGAAATTCAGTCGACTCGATCATTCCTATTTCGTTGCATGGAATGTAATTTCAACCTTCATTTTATATGCGGTCCATTGCCATCCACTATTAAATACAAGTACCACATACACAACTTGACTCTTCTTGATTCAGTCGTTGAGGATAATTGTCACGAATATTATTGTGATGTGTGCGAAGAAGAAAGGAACTCAGATTTACGTGTTTACAGCTGTTCTAACTGCCAATATGTAGCCCACATACATTGTTTGATCCCCCAG ATTATGAAGTTAATCAAAGGAGTCAATGACATTAGTAATGATGTGGAGCTTTGGGCTTTAGGAGAAAACAGATGGAAGTGGGACATTGGAATTGATGAAaaagattataataataatactcAAAAAGAGACAGTCAGGGACTTGATGAATTATCTAAcccaagaagaaaaggagaagctACTTCAACCATGGACTCTATGGGGACATAATTTTAGTTATAGAAGAAATTTGTATGATTATTACAAAAATGCTAATTCTCGATTTCATCAATTGGGATCTATTGAAGATTTTGAAACAATTAGTGAATTTTTTCAAAAGTTCTATAGTTTGGTGAGTAATGACTTTTTTTCGGAGTTGTTTTACTATACTCCTGAAGAAGGTATAGAGATAGAGGAGAAGTATTTAAGGCAAAAGGTTAGGGAAGTGGATGGTAAGTACAAGGTACCCAACACATTGGCTCCTATTTTGAAAACATTGCTCGACAGCTATGGAGGAGATCTTGGAGGTTATTCTTGGTTGAGCCCAGCAATGAGGAGTGTAACTGCAACATTACTACTAATTGTCATTGACCAAATGTGTAGAACCAAAATTGAAGACGTCACATGGGATGATCTTAAACAATGGTATTTTTATCTATATGTCATTTATAGGATTGCACATTTTAAAGTTTACCCAGACTTGTGGTATTTGAGACAGAATTTCATTCGAAAGTATTGGACTTTCAAAGTCATAAGATTAAAACAAGTCTACACAAATCTTATAGATGAGAAGGTTGAATATTTGAAAGCTGAATCAAAAAGATTGATAGCTGAATCAAAAAGATTGGAGGAGAATCGTGAGAAGTTCAAGAAGATAGACATAAATGGCTTCTTGAGAACTGCTTTGCCGCGAAAGAAGATGGCCATCGATGAAGGCTTCTCTGTAAGCATTGATTCGGAACTAAAGCACGAGACTGTTGGTGACAGTTTTTTTGAGCTTTTAGATGAGAGATTCAACTAA
- the LOC133834215 gene encoding uncharacterized protein LOC133834215 isoform X2: MMFNFLLKRFVGSSLTCSYHSFLPNLMQSQLPRMKLKQLYFLILGRRLSYGINLALAAKGIHVKDKVFYNLNSSELQQHGANAIITESLSGLPLHIRGNVLEETSTISRTQFNKLLKQVTSHISSIPNVFVHDGTIGSSPKCDAKVRVISENPTAALSLSNVLWKTSSRAVSHDSCPLTVFVATSIGPGVAESIGLGPQGSNGFIVGDVEHSLLVLCGKAFSDKDGTKEALAALSGPIISARGGLPLSARLLGLGNSVVLLFAPENIGKSCADKLVSADVGVVLSSQGVATLFRDGSSGGSNLFEAPVANILASSDSTGSIPYISKLSPGQAAYHFLAGYQNGKFLPAYCKGPSSVDPPDLAIALLSKLKDNQIPSYLVNVGVGEESLTGKDFFKLVESCLSKNIPPLQTKASDLQQKYKSFLSGKFQELPEELSF; the protein is encoded by the exons ATGATGTTTAACTTTCTTCTCAAGCGTTTCGTTGGAAGTTCATTGACTTGTTCATACCATTCATTCCTTCCCAACTt AATGCAGTCCCAGCTGCCGAGGATGAAGCTGAAACAGTTGTATTTCCTAATCCTAG GCCGGAGACTGTCTTATGGGATTAATTTGGCGTTGGCTGCAAAGGGTATACATGTGAAAGACAAAGTTTTTTACAACTTAAACTCTTCTGAGCTACAACAACATGGTGCAAATGCAATCATTACAG AGTCCTTGTCAGGACTTCCCCTTCATATTAGAGGAAATGTCCTTGAAGAGACTTCAACAATATCAAGGACACAATTTAACAAACTCTTAAAGCAG GTCACAAGTCACATATCATCCATCCCAAATGTTTTTGTTCATGATGGGACCATTGGTTCATCACCAAAATGTGATGCAAAAGTTCGTGTAATAAGCGAGAATCCTACTGCTGCGTTATCACTTTCTAATGTTCTTTGGAAGACTTCGTCTCGTGCAGTTTCTCACGACTCTTGTCCTTTAACAGTTTTTGTGGCTACTTCTATAGG TCCAGGTGTTGCAGAAAGTATTGGCCTTGGACCTCAAGGAAGTAACGGATTTATAGTTGGTGATGTCGAGCATTCATTACTTGTGTTATGTGGTAAAGCTTTCTCAGATAAGGATGGAACTAAAGAAGCACTGGCTGCCTTGTCTGGACCTATCATAAGCGCACGGGGAGGCCTCCCTTTATCTGCAAG GCTTCTAGGCCTTGGCAACTCTGTGGTCCTTTTGTTTGCACCTGAAAATATTGGTAAGAGCTGTGCAGATAAGTTAGTGTCTGCAGATGTTGGTGTGGTTCTTTCTTCTCAAGGTGTTGCAACATTATTTCGAGATGGAAGTTCTGGTGGTTCAAATCTATTTGAAGCTCCAGTTGCTAACATTCTTGCATCTTCTGATAG TACTGGTAGTATCCCTTACATATCGAAGCTTTCTCCTGGCCAGGCGGCTTACCACTTCCTGGCTGGTTATCAGAATGGGAAGTTCTTGCCTGCATATTGCAAAGGCCCTTCATCAGTTGACCCACCAGACCTAGCAATTGCTCTTCTTTCCaag TTAAAAGACAACCAAATCCCTTCATATTTAGTTAATGTTGGCGTTGGAGAAGAGAGTTTAACTG GGAAAGATTTCTTTAAGTTGGTGGAATCATGTCTGTCCAAGAACATCCCACCACTACAAACAAAAG CCAGTGATCTTCAACAAAAGTACAAGAGCTTTCTATCAGGAAAATTTCAAGAACTACCAGAGGAACTATCATTCTGA
- the LOC133834215 gene encoding uncharacterized protein LOC133834215 isoform X1: protein MMFNFLLKRFVGSSLTCSYHSFLPNLMQSQLPRMKLKQLYFLILGEDLFICCRLIGVFAVRTRKGRRLSYGINLALAAKGIHVKDKVFYNLNSSELQQHGANAIITESLSGLPLHIRGNVLEETSTISRTQFNKLLKQVTSHISSIPNVFVHDGTIGSSPKCDAKVRVISENPTAALSLSNVLWKTSSRAVSHDSCPLTVFVATSIGPGVAESIGLGPQGSNGFIVGDVEHSLLVLCGKAFSDKDGTKEALAALSGPIISARGGLPLSARLLGLGNSVVLLFAPENIGKSCADKLVSADVGVVLSSQGVATLFRDGSSGGSNLFEAPVANILASSDSTGSIPYISKLSPGQAAYHFLAGYQNGKFLPAYCKGPSSVDPPDLAIALLSKLKDNQIPSYLVNVGVGEESLTGKDFFKLVESCLSKNIPPLQTKASDLQQKYKSFLSGKFQELPEELSF from the exons ATGATGTTTAACTTTCTTCTCAAGCGTTTCGTTGGAAGTTCATTGACTTGTTCATACCATTCATTCCTTCCCAACTt AATGCAGTCCCAGCTGCCGAGGATGAAGCTGAAACAGTTGTATTTCCTAATCCTAG GAGAAGACCTTTTCATTTGTTGTCGCCTAATTGGTGTGTTTGCTGTAAGAACGAGG AAAGGCCGGAGACTGTCTTATGGGATTAATTTGGCGTTGGCTGCAAAGGGTATACATGTGAAAGACAAAGTTTTTTACAACTTAAACTCTTCTGAGCTACAACAACATGGTGCAAATGCAATCATTACAG AGTCCTTGTCAGGACTTCCCCTTCATATTAGAGGAAATGTCCTTGAAGAGACTTCAACAATATCAAGGACACAATTTAACAAACTCTTAAAGCAG GTCACAAGTCACATATCATCCATCCCAAATGTTTTTGTTCATGATGGGACCATTGGTTCATCACCAAAATGTGATGCAAAAGTTCGTGTAATAAGCGAGAATCCTACTGCTGCGTTATCACTTTCTAATGTTCTTTGGAAGACTTCGTCTCGTGCAGTTTCTCACGACTCTTGTCCTTTAACAGTTTTTGTGGCTACTTCTATAGG TCCAGGTGTTGCAGAAAGTATTGGCCTTGGACCTCAAGGAAGTAACGGATTTATAGTTGGTGATGTCGAGCATTCATTACTTGTGTTATGTGGTAAAGCTTTCTCAGATAAGGATGGAACTAAAGAAGCACTGGCTGCCTTGTCTGGACCTATCATAAGCGCACGGGGAGGCCTCCCTTTATCTGCAAG GCTTCTAGGCCTTGGCAACTCTGTGGTCCTTTTGTTTGCACCTGAAAATATTGGTAAGAGCTGTGCAGATAAGTTAGTGTCTGCAGATGTTGGTGTGGTTCTTTCTTCTCAAGGTGTTGCAACATTATTTCGAGATGGAAGTTCTGGTGGTTCAAATCTATTTGAAGCTCCAGTTGCTAACATTCTTGCATCTTCTGATAG TACTGGTAGTATCCCTTACATATCGAAGCTTTCTCCTGGCCAGGCGGCTTACCACTTCCTGGCTGGTTATCAGAATGGGAAGTTCTTGCCTGCATATTGCAAAGGCCCTTCATCAGTTGACCCACCAGACCTAGCAATTGCTCTTCTTTCCaag TTAAAAGACAACCAAATCCCTTCATATTTAGTTAATGTTGGCGTTGGAGAAGAGAGTTTAACTG GGAAAGATTTCTTTAAGTTGGTGGAATCATGTCTGTCCAAGAACATCCCACCACTACAAACAAAAG CCAGTGATCTTCAACAAAAGTACAAGAGCTTTCTATCAGGAAAATTTCAAGAACTACCAGAGGAACTATCATTCTGA
- the LOC133834216 gene encoding cinnamoyl-CoA reductase-like SNL6 isoform X2, which yields MMPPQTVCVMDASGRLGSTLVQRLLQRGYNVHAAVQGHGDPLLVQTFESKKVRIFHSDLLDYHSIMDALKGCCALFYCFEPPSDHPSYDEFMGEVEVRAAHNVLEACAQTDTIHKVIFTSSVTAVIWRDDLTSSTSTFSDFDERNWSDINFCKKLKLWHALSKTLAEKTAWALAMDRGLNMVSINGGLLMASHLTITNPYLKGAAEMYENGVLVTADLKFVVDAHICVFEDSSAYGRYLCFDSVVNCNQGAVELARMLSPPSSANVATLEEDTSVYQQRITNRKLNKLMVDFDNSVIQLH from the exons ATGATGCCTCCTCAGACTGTGTGTGTGATGGACGCCTCTGGGCGCCTTGGCTCCACTCTGGTGCAGCGTCTCCTCCAAAGAGGCTATAATGTCCACGCAGCAGTCCAAGGCCATG GGGATCCATTGCTGGTGCAGACTTTTGAATCCAAAAAAGTCAGAATCTTTCATTCTGATCTGTTGGACTATCACAGCATAATGGATGCATTGAAGGGTTGTTGTGCTTTGTTTTACTGTTTTGAGCCTCCTTCTGATCATCCCTCCTATGAT GAATTTATGGGTGAGGTTGAGGTGAGAGCAGCTCACAATGTGCTGGAAGCTTGTGCTCAAACTGACACCATTCACAAAGTCATTTTCACTTCTTCAGTTACTGCTGTTATTTGGAGAGATGACCTTACTAGTTCTACTTCCACTTTTTCTGATTTTGATGAACGAAATTGGAGTGATATCAACTTCTGTAAAAAGTTGAAG CTGTGGCACGCCCTATCGAAGACCCTGGCCGAGAAGACGGCGTGGGCGCTGGCCATGGACCGAGGATTGAACATGGTCTCCATCAACGGAGGGCTGTTGATGGCCTCACACCTTACAATCACCAACCCTTATTTGAAAGGAGCTGCTGAGATGTACGAAAATGGAGTACTGGTGACTGCTGATCTCAAGTTTGTGGTGGACGCTCACATCTGTGTTTTCGAAGATAGCTCTGCCTATGGACGCTATCTTTGCTTCGACAGCGTAGTCAACTGCAACCAAGGTGCGGTTGAGCTGGCTCGCATGCTATCGCCGCCCTCCTCGGCCAATGTCGCCACTTTGGAGGAGGATACGTCAGTATACCAACAGAGAATAACAAACAGGAAACTAAACAAACTCATGGTTGACTTTGATAATAGTGTTATTCAGCTTCACTAA
- the LOC133834216 gene encoding cinnamoyl-CoA reductase-like SNL6 isoform X1 gives MMPPQTVCVMDASGRLGSTLVQRLLQRGYNVHAAVQGHAGDPLLVQTFESKKVRIFHSDLLDYHSIMDALKGCCALFYCFEPPSDHPSYDEFMGEVEVRAAHNVLEACAQTDTIHKVIFTSSVTAVIWRDDLTSSTSTFSDFDERNWSDINFCKKLKLWHALSKTLAEKTAWALAMDRGLNMVSINGGLLMASHLTITNPYLKGAAEMYENGVLVTADLKFVVDAHICVFEDSSAYGRYLCFDSVVNCNQGAVELARMLSPPSSANVATLEEDTSVYQQRITNRKLNKLMVDFDNSVIQLH, from the exons ATGATGCCTCCTCAGACTGTGTGTGTGATGGACGCCTCTGGGCGCCTTGGCTCCACTCTGGTGCAGCGTCTCCTCCAAAGAGGCTATAATGTCCACGCAGCAGTCCAAGGCCATG CAGGGGATCCATTGCTGGTGCAGACTTTTGAATCCAAAAAAGTCAGAATCTTTCATTCTGATCTGTTGGACTATCACAGCATAATGGATGCATTGAAGGGTTGTTGTGCTTTGTTTTACTGTTTTGAGCCTCCTTCTGATCATCCCTCCTATGAT GAATTTATGGGTGAGGTTGAGGTGAGAGCAGCTCACAATGTGCTGGAAGCTTGTGCTCAAACTGACACCATTCACAAAGTCATTTTCACTTCTTCAGTTACTGCTGTTATTTGGAGAGATGACCTTACTAGTTCTACTTCCACTTTTTCTGATTTTGATGAACGAAATTGGAGTGATATCAACTTCTGTAAAAAGTTGAAG CTGTGGCACGCCCTATCGAAGACCCTGGCCGAGAAGACGGCGTGGGCGCTGGCCATGGACCGAGGATTGAACATGGTCTCCATCAACGGAGGGCTGTTGATGGCCTCACACCTTACAATCACCAACCCTTATTTGAAAGGAGCTGCTGAGATGTACGAAAATGGAGTACTGGTGACTGCTGATCTCAAGTTTGTGGTGGACGCTCACATCTGTGTTTTCGAAGATAGCTCTGCCTATGGACGCTATCTTTGCTTCGACAGCGTAGTCAACTGCAACCAAGGTGCGGTTGAGCTGGCTCGCATGCTATCGCCGCCCTCCTCGGCCAATGTCGCCACTTTGGAGGAGGATACGTCAGTATACCAACAGAGAATAACAAACAGGAAACTAAACAAACTCATGGTTGACTTTGATAATAGTGTTATTCAGCTTCACTAA